TAATCAGACgttgtttcaatttatatgGAGAATTAAGAAGGGAGATTAATATAGAGATGTAACCCATCatgtttaaaagaatatcTAATTagcatattcaaatttaagtttagaatatattctatatttaaaaaaaaaaactcagctttttttttactttaatgtttttaaatttaaaatgtattagagaaaacaagaattttcaaaatcctcTACCTTTAGAACAATCTACATACCATAGTCGATTGAGTGTTGCTCAAGATGACAAATTCAATTTAGATTTGTGTATTattaccaaaacaaaaaatattacaacttTTGTCAATACAATCATAGTTcaataaacaaacatttttttatcattttaagaTTGAACGCTTCATTccatcaatatttattatgtttctttaaatataataaaataaattaaaatatttataaatatatcaatctATCACTCATATATTGATAAACACGAATAGATtctgatattttattatatttaaatatattttagacaTTTTAGACAGTTGTGttatttaagataatttttctatttagtatactttaccaaaatgtttattaatttttttaacttgaatatagctcaataaaaaaattatctatgGATCTTGTACCATATAGTTGATAAGATCTGGCCATACACGTggcattttatattttggcaCTCAAGAATACCCATGGGGAAtgtgaaaattgaataaagaatTATTGACAACTAATCattagttaaaataattaaacatttcggttttttctttttcacaaagCATTTTGGGCCCAGTGGGCCCTCCAAACCAGCCCATTAAAGTGGCCTTTTTGCCTGATGGCGACATGTCGAATGTCATTGATGGTGGGAAGTTGCCAAActcccaattttttttccctcttaaccttcattttccaatttcaatGTAGTAAACTACTAATATACCCTTTAACTATATCGTGTATTATTCCATTAAAAGTGACCGAAGTttaattactctttttttcctttacaaaaattcaaaggatatttatgtaattttgattttgtttagttgTTAATTTTAGTGAACAAGACAGCTCAACGACATCTAATAATTAACAGTTTGCTTTAATTAACCTAATTAATCTCAAACTTTGGTTAATTGCGTGTGATAAGTGGAAACCATGTAGgttcattattatatttttatttttattaaataaatgacTTAAATACAAGTTCAATATTTCCACcttatatattgtaaaaaaaaaaaaattaacgacGAAAAATCGAATTTTCAATCACAAAGAGATGATGTGTATGCCAACTACTTCTTAGCTATAAGTTCACTTTGACAAACAATCGATAATCAActcaaaattattatcaataaagTGTATACATAGTTAATCActacaacaaatttgataaattttatgattacaaaaatatcataaactCATTTTAGTCTCTAAAGCACAATTAACGacacttaaaaaatttatcattttaacaACTTTTATGTACAGACAACGATATTATACAATTACTGATATTGACTAATTGTTTATAACAATTTGTTGTTATCAATGAATGACTTTATCAACTAATACTAGGTGAGACTAACGTATGATTTGTCAATATAATCGAAAGACCATCGATTACCTAATTGTGATAAGTGCATACCCACTTGTATAGCAAAGTCATCCATTGAGCTATTTGAGTCATATAAGAAGTACACTTCTTatcttttaataatacataGAGAGTAAAAAACACCACCCAAAGCATATCAATAAAGTTTTaccttcttttgttttatttttcatttttaactcaaaagactattctaatttaaacattaaattaaagggTGTTTGATATTCATTACATTGGTGTTATACCTAATCAATATATTTGGtctttaaaaattcatacttgtttaattttcttgtaaTTTCTCAAACAcgttatttgattaaattgtgaatttgatatttatagtttgaaaaaaaaaaaaagtagaattgAGTCGAtataacatttcaaatttaattttattgttcgATAAAATCTCATGTAAATTgtctaaaacaaatttacaatCTAACCGAtctataaaagtaaaaaaatatattaatttcttatataGTTCtaaaaatttggtttgaaatttcaaaaacactGTTAAAGTGTCAACACCAATACAAATAGATTATTAATAGACgaaaaaattatacttttcGAACTGAATTTTTATAATCCAAATCATAATCACAgtgcttttaatttttccataTATAAACATATCTCTACTCTACTAaccatgataaaaaaattcaccGATATGTTGAAATTTCTACGTTTCTATGGGTTTGACAATATGAATAGgcaaatttacaaaatactaaaattaaacaacctAATATGCTTACAACATACATGTTAGttatctaattaaaaaattcaaggaGTAATTTTAATCCCatgagagaaaattttgaaaagtaagcAAGAGACAACCCCATGCCTAccactaaaaacaaaaaaaactaaaatgcaTAGATAACACTTAAGAGAAAAACACAAGTAAAGATAATAGGATGAAATTAGACTATATCAACTTTGAATTGAATAATTGGTCTATAAACGATAAATATTTCATCCACTTTATTACTTCAAAATACTTTTACAATGATATGATATTGTCTACTTTAAGTATACATTTTCAtaactttgtttttagttCTGTTCCAAAGCCTAATATGAATAAAGATAGTTGTCATCTAATCCATGTGGGACTTCTATTGTATTaacaatgtatatatatatgtaactaATTTGAGGGTTAAAAGCAATTGAAAGAGATGTGGGAAATGGAAAGGGAAAGGCAATAGTTGGCATCCATCATTTCTTTTGGAAGCAaccaaagagagagagagagagagagagagagagagagagagagagggaaagttGATAATTAAGCCCACTTTGGCCTTCCAAAGTCCTAAAGACATCACCAAATTATCCATTTCCCATTCACATTACagtaaagtatattttttgtttctgaatGTTTCATTAATAGGATTAAAAAGTTCATTAaagtatttctttttaaatgaattgttatacttttttctgttttttttataaatataataaaattatactcTCTATCAATAGTAGACTACATATGTATTATGATACACCAAACAATAGCttatcatattatattttctttaaagaaattgtattaaataatttgaagattttttcttGGGAAACGAACCaaatttagatatattaaacacaaaagtaaagataaagaaataaataaaaatattaatagtaaTATAGGAATTGAAAAGTAGGGATGGGGTCAGTGTAAAAGCTACTCTCAATCTGCTGCCTAATAATGCCCACTTCAATCATTGAGTTTTCAGagaaacaaaaggaagaaGTAAGGTAAAGAAAGCTACCTCTTGGCCTATACTTATCATTAACATGCAAATTAATCtaacatttttccttttcttttccattctaATATACTACACCAAACAGCCAGGAATCCACATCTCAACCCATACAATAAAAGGTAAAGAAACCACTCaagttatgaaaaaaaatgttttaaagtCAAAAAAGACATTTTAAGTTATGAAACGATAATTAGCTGTATATAGTATAGTTCGACTAATCACTTGAGATAAATGTATAGTGGTGATCTATGAACATGTAAATTATGCTCAGACTAAATCTTACacttgaaaaatcaaacaatttttaaaatccaaaCTAACAAACCTAAGCGAGCTAGTTTTGATATTATCCCAAGGTAAAATCATGTGAGAGCATAGACCCATAATGGAAAGACTTGGAAATGGGTGTTCTTTTGATGTTTGAGTGTTGATTACTAATTATGGGGTCTACTATTCATTTATTAGTTTACAAGTTTGGATGTTGAAGAGTATGACCTTATAACTAATCAGAATAATTAAACTTATGGTTGTCGAGTTTAATGTCGAGTTTAAAgctttatgaaaaagaaaaagaaaaagttgattaaaGAGTTCactgtattttttttactcaataaatacataaatatcaACAACTTGAAAAATACAGTCAACTAAAAAGTCAAACGAattggattaaattaattagaagcTTATTTAAGCTAATAAATTTTAGGTAGGgtaaaatattctaattattCGTTTGTTTTGTATATATAGCTAAGTAATTGGGTGGACGTAAAAATAAGTCGATTTTAGTTACGTTTAATTACCTAACTTATGGATGTAAATTACAAATGTAAGTTGTGATATTTACAGATTCACCAAATTAATAAAGTGTGGTGGGAATATATTTAGCAATAAAGTTGTTGGAAGTTTAGGAGTGATAGATAGAGAAAGTGATAGAACATTTAATTTGGGTTTAAAGTGTTTAATACAAATGACTAAATAAATTGAGACACAAAGAAAGGACAGAAGGGTTGGTTTTCCATTTATtgcactttttcttttattgcaTTCTTAATAATTGTTCTTGGGTAATTTTATTCCACTATTTCCATGTGTCTCTACTACAATTAATTACACACTaggtaatttatttatattggttaattttattatcacagactaacatttaattttattatggtTTATGGACTATAGCTATAGCTATCTCTTGAACATTCGAGTTGAACTTATGTGTTGTACGGTTTCACTCTAcccaattcaaaatttgctaatgtcaagttttttttatttaaaaagtaattattattgttatatgtatggttagaacaaaaaaaaatgaagtataaaaaataGGACTTAAGTATCCCgttatttctataaatatttaatgagTATGGAGTCTTAagtacatttaaatataaaatgtatataacaTTCAATGGAAGAGGAGTTAGGAAATACACTCAcacatataaatttaatgtaaCATATTAGGTTTTATGAGTAATTTTGTATCAATGCTACGTAACTAACTTGAACTaatgtttgatatatttttttttggtattggTATTTGAGCAAATATTGGGTTCTAATTGTATGATATTTGAGTTGATATCACCTTGTGATTGTGGTTGGACCCCATGTGTAAACTTGGGCTTCAATAAATTGGGCTTCCATTTAACTTCAAGCATAGGCCTACCTATCTATGGATCGTTTGTAATTCGTTCCTAAGTGTTAATGCacattaattagtttatagataattaaaatcaattaacttttactatttttcatcgcattaaaagttaattatatttttttcttcgtGATTATTTTTAGTAGGTAACTAAAAATACCAACCGTAACATTTTGAGACATAGCTTTTTGtcactaaaattaaataaaaaagtttaaataaaaaagtttaaataataaaatgtatactttttttttttttttttatcaaaaccATTAGCTTTTTGTCACTAATATGTATTCATTGtgataaaattgatattttttttaagtgtaaCACATGGAATTTGTAATATCAACTTCTGAAAAAGCTTACGTTTAAGATCATGATTTGATATTAGAATAAGTTAGTAATACTAATTTATTTACCCGGTTGATGGTAGAAGATGGATGTGGACTAAGTCATGGTAGCTTGGTAGCTTTGAGCAATGATGGTTCTATCAATGGCGTAAAAAATGGGTGGCGCTGTAAATTCAACGAGCCGAGCCGACAGCAAAGACGAGGAACTTTTCAAGTTAGGTTTTATTCTCTTCGGTTTCCCTTTCTATTTCTAGCGTTTTATTTTCCACCATTTTCCCGGAAAATAATCGAAGTTATAAATCCCAAAACTTTGCTTTGTCCTACTCCCATTTCCCCATAGATTTCCCCCTTCTCTTCACCCTCACACCGTCTTTTCTCTGTTTTCAGTACTCCCATTTCCATCTTTATAATACCCACTTTGCCAAATCTGTTGTAATGTGAGTTTCTATCGTAATGGAGTTCTTAATCCTCGATTCTGAGCGTTTTCTGTTATATTTGATGCCTTTGAGCTGTCtttgaatctaaaatttgtaagggtttgtaatgatttttttttttatttttttatgttagatatttctaaattttgagcTTCGTGGAGAAGTTTTATTGAGATTGGGTGGTATTTTTGAGTTCCAGAATCTTGGTGTTAGTAAGACTGCTAGATCCTTgctacctttttcttttattcttattcaCTATTGAACTATTTGTTTGGCTTTCTTGCATTGGGGTTTATCTTAACTTTGTGAAGAAGTTGTAATTTGGATTGTTCTTTGATAGTATAAAATGTGAATGATTTGAGCTTGATTTGGATCTGGTAACTCtgcttattgtttttaaaatattttgttgaccTTTTGTTGTACTGGAAAACAATTCTTTAAGCTGAAATCAAGTCATTTTCTTACTCGAAATCCGTGCCTTTGGTGATTAATTCTTTATTAGGGAAAAAGAGTGGAAAAGTGGAGTTTAGTTCCTTATTTTAATTGTCATTACAGAATCTAAAAGTGCCAGGATGGAAGTTCTGTGCAGAACACCCTGGgcctttttattgttattttattcttttggaaaaattttcaagtatTAGGTGAGCACATGCTTTGTTATTTGGTcgttttctctctcttaatttttcattatgaaGAGAAACCATGgaaattaatcaaacattgacaagatgataaaaaaaaacaatatgcaATGTTTCCTTACTCGAATGGACACTTCTATAACATTTGACGAATAACATAATTTAAGTAGATAAAGGAAATACCATTAGTGTTTTGATTATAGTTCGAAATTATTTGCTTTCATTTATGTTGTTTCTTACTCTAAATTATATGCTCATCAACCAATTTCAGGGGGATCAAAATAAATCTTCTATTATCAGGTTGAAACTTTTCCACTTCATGTGTCCAGTATGTACAATCCCATAAATATCATTTGAGGAGTATCTAGTCCATCgaaaaaagggagaaaagaaaaaaagaaggatgTGGTTATCTTGCATTTTGATAATATGAAGACTACACAGGTTATTCCCTATCTTTTGATTATGAGTCATCCTCTTACGTAGTTGCTTTAATTTATTCACTTCATTTTATAAACCTCATTCAATCTATGGTATAAAATAGGTTTTGAAAAAGTGATgagaatatttcatttttgtaaagTGTATAACTCTTGGTAATTTTTCTTAGATCTCACAAGTACTGTCGGAGGACACTGTGCAGCATTATAGCAAGCTAGGATTTATATAGACAGTGGAAAACACCATCACTGATAATTAAACCTTACTCAGAAAAAGTGCATAGCTAATGCATAAATCTCTATCGTTTTCATTATGTTTATTCAATCCAGTAATACTGCGTATAGATGTAGTTTGTAGCATTGCCATAAACATGTCTATGAACAATCTTTCTTAAGTACCTGTTTCATCGAAAACAAAACtggaaatgagaaatttttctttcatatattgCCTGCTACTATGTTCTAATAGACCTCTTTGGAGTTCACAGGGCACCAAAGAACCAGCTCAAGCTTCTCGTGATTCAGCAAATGACAAAGCAATTGAGAAAGCAAATGACAAAGTAAATACAACTGAGGCACCTATTACAGATTCAAGTTCTGTATCGGCAACAAGCAAAGATAGCAAGAGAGTCTCACCTCAAGATATTGAATTTGTAAGATGAAATATCACCAGTTTAGAAGCAGTGTTCTTTTCATCCTCCTGTTTCATCCTCATCTTTCCAGTTATCCATATTTGTGAAGCTGTGATGACTTGAtcaattctttaaaattggTGTTTTAGGTCCAGAATTTAATTGAGCGATGCTTGCAATTATACATGAATAGAGATGAGGTGGTTAAAACACTCCTGACTCGTGCAAGAATTGATCCAGGATTTACAACTCTGGGTATACATGGAACTTACTTGAATAGTTTACTATTATCATTTCGTTTTTCTCAATTGAATATAACACCTTGTTCTTTATCAAATTTGCACACATGCTCCTAATGTATGTACCtggtttcaattttgttcatatcgtcttacaaatttcaatttaatatttaactttttattgatttttaaaagcaTCCCTTATTaggaaattttgttaaaattgtaacatctattaaaagatttatgactagaattgaaattttaaagacGTCTGATGCAAAATTGTAACctactatatttaattagcGCTAAAATTGCCCTTATCTATGACCTCCATTTCAATTTTGCTTGTGAGAATTTAAAGTTTCTATAGGCCTTATTGTAGTTGGGTGGAGCCTTTTTCTTTAGTTAGGCTTCCTTTTGTTAGCTCGGTTTTCTCGTAGGCGctaaatttcttgttttctcattcattttttctcaataaaagttcggttattcatttaaaagaaaagtttagaAGTTTGAATTGTGATAACCAAGATTGAGTGTAATGTaacaaaaagaaggaaaaaaaaaaagaaattttaaatgatcatgtacGATGTAGGTTTTAGAAGATTcttatttgaagtttaattaTCTGTTTGTATAAATGCTGCATGATTTTCattaaagtatataattttatatcctCTTAATTCAGTATGgcagaaattggaagaagaaaatgccGACTTTTTCCGAGCTTATTATATAaggttgaaattgaaaaaacaaatcctCTTATTCAACCATTTGCTTGAGCACCAATATCACCTCATGAAGTATCCTATGCCTCCCAAGGTTCCATTGGCACCTATTCAGAATGGGATTCACCCTATGCCTGGTAAGTTGGTTCCTTTTCTACAATATGCTTATTTGGATTCACACTTGATACTTATTCTCCATCATAATCATATAGTGTACCATCAGGTACGCCACACTCATTTGCTTTCCATTCTTCCAAATATCCTCAACCTTATACTTTAGTGATTGAATTACTTTAGTTTATAAACTCGAACTTTTTGCAGTGcagttaataataatagctTACCTATGGGGTACCCGGTTCTTCAGCAATCGATGGCTCCAGTCCCAGGTCAACCCCATATTGATACTATGGGTAACGGAATATCAAGTTGTCATATAGTCAATGGAGTCCCTGCACCAAGTAACTATCATCCTATTCGGATGAATTCTGGGAACGAGTAAGTTTTTGTGTTAGGATCCCCTTGGTCCCTCCTTCTATCGTTGATGTCATGATAGCATTAACTAGTTTGTATTCATTGCGATCACAATCAGCAATTTTCCTTCTGAATTTTAAATCTGCTACGGCTCTAACTTTTTTCTTGTGCTTAATagtaacaattttttgttggaaatagCCACCACTTAATAGTATAGTATGTAGAGTTTGTCCATCCAGATTTTGCAAATCccctatatttgttttttggtgACTACTAGAATCATAGTTTCAATTGTTAAAGTATAGCAAACAACAATACTGCTGATGTGGCTTCTGTTCTTTCCACCAAACAGAGCATTGTCATCCATGTCAGAGGTTCCTGTGAGTCCTACATCTGTGGCATCCAGTGGTCATTTCCCATTCTCGGCATCAGAAATCTCCGGAATTGGAGCAGAAGCTTCAACTCTTGAGACTGCCTTCACGGCAGATGTTGCAAATTCTGTGGGTTTGCAACTTCCAGCAGATGGTACAGATGGAAATTCTCGGGATTCTTTTAGATCACTTGATCAAATTCAATGGAATTTTAGTCTGACAGATCTTACAGCAGATTTGTCAAATTTGGGAGGTAATACCTTGCTTGAAGTTTACCATTTATTTCTCATATATTTTGTTCGATGGTATTATCTTGACTTGTTTCCATTCTTTTCAACTACTGCAGATTTAGGAGCTTTGGGAAATTATCCTGGGTCTCCGTTCCTGCCTTCTGATTCAGATATTTTGCTTGATTCTCCAGAGAATGAGGATTTAGGTACCTAATTACATATTCTCTTTAATTCTATCTTCCAACCGTTATCATATCTCTCTTTCtcaaaaacttctttttaatcaaataataataatagagagaaaaaaacgaaaaagatgaaaaggaaacaaaaagaagaggaaaacaaaattctaagtCCTATTATTCATGCTAATGATTTTAATGCATTTATCTTTATAAAGTATCATTTCATTCTGCTCAACATCTTCGCTAAACATCAGAGGGATGATCTGCATGCAGCTGTTAAACCCTAGACCTAAACACTTGTGTAGCATATCCAcgcttctttctttttgtttatgatCATCATTTTGATCACAAGTAATAACAAGTACCAACCACCAGGTTCTCCCTGCAAATGTGATGAACTTTACTAAATCACTAGCGAACCAAAGTGATATGAGCctcaaaaataatttgatagttCGTCTCTTCCAACTCTTGACTTCTGAATCTGAAATTGTCTCCCATCTATCTACTTTAGCTTCCCTAAATACTCTCATCTGATTCCTTTCTCCAACCTGCCATCTAAGTGGGCTGCAAGTTATACTTATACCGGGACCGGTGTTTATGATTCAGAATGGCATTATTAAGTTTTGCAGTTGAATAACTACATCATTGTGTACTGCTTGATAACTATTTAATCTTGCAGTTGAGGAGTTTTTCGTTGATTCAGTGCCTGGGCCACCGGGCTCGCAATCGGATGAGGAGAAAACTTAGACGCAAGGTTAGGCAGCCAGCGTCTCATTCCACTTTGATTAGTTTGGTTAAGATGAAATCAAGTCAATAACTAATAAGCCTTTGCTAGAAATTTTGTGGGGACTGTTACCTTAAGATTGGAACATCTTGAAATCGATTGCGGTTAGCTCGTATGCTTTGTATGATTTTCATGAGTAGAAAAGTAGACAATACCAGTTCAGGAATTTCTCTACATTGCTCTTTTACAAAGCTcttttaacaatttgaaaGTTGAGGCTATGATTTGCTTTCATATGTGTTTTTGTTGGCTGCCTTTCTGGATTTCTGTTCAAattggttttcattttctctgaTCCTTTTTAAGGTTCCTTTAGTCTGCAAAACAGACCTCAAACAATGTCTATTACTTATGTATATCATCAATTGGCATAACGTGTTGTCTACAACTGATTagatattgttttgaaattgggTTTAAATGCTATTTTTCCACTATAGTTCCaaattttgttccttttaGTTTCTTATACTGTGTACtctaatttctctattttagaaaagtgGTTAGCCTAGTCTTTGTTCAGTTTATCTTTCAAGTAATACTTTCAAAAGGTATTTTAAGGAGTTTGCAAATATATTGACCCAAATGGATAAAAGCTAAAAGCTTATATAGTATTTAAGCCTTCaaagtaaaatgaattattattatcataagaATTGGCTTCAAGAATTTAGAAGTTGTCTTTGATAGAGAGTTGAATAATTTGATCAACATTCCTACTTTCTTAATCTCTGTTGTAGTGATAGTTTAAGATTGATCCTTTGGGTAAGCTCAGGTTATCACTAGTAAATGGAGTCAAGTCAATTTGTTGTTGGCTTATAGAAGCTTGAACAACCAAAAAACACTtcgaaaaaagttcacaaaCCAAAACATCTCTCCTGTTCATACACTTTATATGGCTGACACAATTTTCTCGAAGTCATTGGATCGTTTTCTTGATCAAGAATCGTCTATCTTCTTCTATAATGTTCTATAAAGCGTCTCCGTAATAAAATCTACAAGTATTGCAATAACTTTTtgttaaaaacttcaacactATTGTTGAGTTGTGCCAATAAATCAAAAAGATAAATGCAATAGCTGCATAAAATTAAGAGTTTAATGCTCTTCAAATTCAATGTTATGTACTGTACATTTTCTTCTCTGCTTATAAGATTGAAATTTCATTCCATCTCTTTAGTTAAAATTTCACCTTCTTACAAGATTAGGCACAGAAAGTGATGTCTGAgtttttttgtacttttcaaTTCATATTGATCTGAACTAAATACATTCcgttctaaaagaaaattattgcaTTTCAAACATACCTTTCTATTTAGAGTTAACTAACCCAGTTAGTTTTTAGTCAGCATCAATATTGTTACACTAGTATATTTCTGTTATTACACTGGtatatttctattattacACTGGTATATTTCTGTTATTAAAACCGTTGTAATAATTGGCTATTTATATGCCctattcaattcaaataaatcaagAAAGAGTTTATTTACCTTCTGCCTTGATATGGTATcaattgagttttaaaattttcttcaaattgtcACCATGGCTGAGTCTAACCCCATTCTTCAACCTTCTTCATCCAGCATCCCATAAAATTCTTCTTCCACTGATAACCCCACCCCAATCCCACCCACCATCATTGTCCAATATGAAAACCCATATTTCCTTCATCACTCGAACAACACCAATTTGGTTATTGCATCCAATCTCCTCACCGAATCAAACTATACTTCTTGGAACCGTGCCTTCTTGGCCTCACTGTCAAGATAAAGTTGGATTCATTGATGGAACCTTAACATGCCCCACAGATGCCCTTCAAAGTTCTTGGATTATTTGCAACAGTATCGTCATTGCCTGGATCCTAAACTTACAAAGGAAATTGCAGCCAGTATTTGGCTAGATCTCCAACATAGATATCAACGACAGAATCAACCACACATTTTTCAATTGTGCAGAGAACTATCAAATCTCACTCAAGACCAGCAGTCGGTCATTACATA
This DNA window, taken from Cucumis sativus cultivar 9930 chromosome 6, Cucumber_9930_V3, whole genome shotgun sequence, encodes the following:
- the LOC101216075 gene encoding uncharacterized protein LOC101216075, with product MKTTQGTKEPAQASRDSANDKAIEKANDKVNTTEAPITDSSSVSATSKDSKRVSPQDIEFVQNLIERCLQLYMNRDEVVKTLLTRARIDPGFTTLVWQKLEEENADFFRAYYIRLKLKKQILLFNHLLEHQYHLMKYPMPPKVPLAPIQNGIHPMPVNNNSLPMGYPVLQQSMAPVPGQPHIDTMGNGISSCHIVNGVPAPSNYHPIRMNSGNEALSSMSEVPVSPTSVASSGHFPFSASEISGIGAEASTLETAFTADVANSVGLQLPADGTDGNSRDSFRSLDQIQWNFSLTDLTADLSNLGDLGALGNYPGSPFLPSDSDILLDSPENEDLVEEFFVDSVPGPPGSQSDEEKT